A stretch of DNA from Candidatus Bathyarchaeota archaeon:
CTTTTAAGCGTGGGAAAACGGCTTTTATTGAAGCAAACTGGCTAACACCCGATAAGATTAGGAATTTAACGCTTACGGGTAGCGGTGCTATTATGTCGCTGGATTATCTGAAGCAAGAGATAACTGTGGAAACTTCAGAGAAAACGTTGAAGCCGCGGTACGAGTGGAGAGAACCGTTAAAGTTGGAGTTGCAACACTTTGCGAAAAGCATACTTAGAAATGAGGAACCAGAGGTCACGGGTGTCGATGGGTTAAAGGCTTTAGTGATCGCTGAAGCAGCCATAAAATCTTCTGAAAAAGGCAGTGCCATAAAGCTGAAGTTTGACAAAACGTGACTTAGCCTTTCTTTTTGGCTTTTGCTTCCAAGTTAAACGGTTTGCCTTCAGAAACGATTTTCTTGGGAATTTTGCCTTTCCACTTCTTCAAGAAGGGGAGTTCGTCTTTTTCGTCGCGAAGTTCGTCTGGCAACATTTCAGGAATCTCATCGCGAATGGGATACCAACGCAGACATTTTGGACAGATGATTAATCCTTCAACGATTTCTTCTTTCTCCTCAAAAACGTGAAGCTCAAGGGGGTAGTATTTGTCGATGGGGCAAGCCAGAATATCCATCAGCTTTTTCTTCATCTAAAATGGCTCCTTCTAGTAAACATTTTTGTTGCAGGTTCACTTAAAAGACTTGCGCAGAAATTTTTTATGCCCTCTTAAACGACTTTTCAGCGTGTGAGAAGTTAGATTTGGAACTTAAACAAATTTTCGAAATTCAAAAAAGTTTTGATAGACAGGTGGACTGGAATAGCTTCGAAAAGTGCGAAACTCCAGAAGAAATCGTGGCTTTCATGGAACACTTTACTCTTGTAATGGTTGACGAGTTAGGGGAGATTTCTAGGGTTAGGAAAAAGTTTCTAAGAGACAAACAACCTCTTGACGTTGCTACCTTAAAGAAGGAGCTCGTCGACATTTTCGTTTTCGTCATGCAAGGCTCAATGGCTCTAAAAATGAACCTAGAAGACGAGTACGCACAAATAATGAGACGAAACGAAGAAAGATTTCTTAAAAGGTGAACATAAGACCATAAAGAGTTAGATTGAAAGTTCCCCTGGAAATATAATAGTGACCCCATCGTTTCAATAGCCGCAGAAGTTTTTCTTCATAAGAGTTTTTACTGAGAGCATCCTTAGACATCTATTAGAAGCAAGATGCTATTCCTATGGAACGTAAGCTTCACGGATGCAAATCGTGAAATTAAGCTTGAGTTTTACGACTCTTCTAGCAAAGAAATCCAAAGTTTCACAACCAGCCAGTATAAACCCTACTTCTTGACGACCCATCCTCTGTCAAAAGACGAAGAAGAAGCAGTAGCAAGCGTTCAGGGCGAAGTGGAACTTGTTAAAAAACGAAACCTATTCACTGATGAAGTGGTGCAGCTTGCAAAAGTCAAAGCTTGGACTCCGTCATTCCTTAAAAAAATACAAGGACAGTTTAGGAATGTCTGGAAAAGCGAAATCGAGTACGGCCGAAGCTACATTTACGATAACGGCTTAGTTTTTGGCGCCCCTTACACTCAACACGGCAGCAACTTTGTAGCTGTTAAAGATGCGCCGCAAGGCTTGAAACAACAATTTGACAAAGCTTTTGCTCAAGAGAGGAAGACAACCCCGCAAAAATACGCGCAGATCAAAGAATGGTTCAACCTTTGCCATCAGCCAGTCCCAGAAATTGACCTAGACTTGTTGGGCGGCAAAGAAAAACAGGAAAATGCTACAGAACAAATCTATCTCGCCTTTTTGCTTGCGAGAATAGCTAACATCCCTGTTCCAGAAGCCCACGCTAGTCGAAGAGTGAGCGACTGGATAAAATCCATGATCTACACTTATCTGAACAAAAACAACATCCTCATTCCAACATCAACAGAGCTGCGAAGAGGACAAAAAACCCACAGGGTTCCAGGCGCCCTCACAATCGAGCCAGAAGCAGGAGTATACTTCAACACGGTTGTCTGCGACTTCGAAAGCCTCTATCCAAGCTGCATAGACAGTTACAACCTCTCCTACGAAACAGTAGACTGCCCGCACGAAGAATGCAAAACCAACAAGATTTCTGAAATAGAACATCACATTTGCACGAAACGAAAAGGCTTCTACTCCCTACTAATAGGGGCACTGAAAGACCTAAGAATCCGCTGGTTTAAACCTCTATCTAACAATGCTTCTCTCTCCGAGGAAGAAAGACACTTGGCAAAAGCAGCATCAAAACTACTCAAGCTGATAAGCGTTTCCAGCTACGGCGTAACCGTCCGCATCCACGGAGTTGCATGCCCACCCCTCGCAGAATCTATGACTGGCTACGGTCGGTGGGCACTGCAGACCACGTGGAAAATCGCAAAAGAGAACGGAATGCACCCAACCTATGGCGACACCGACTCCGTTTTCTTAGACAACCCCAAACCATCGCAAGTGCAAACCCTAATCGACACTATCAAGAAACAATTGAACCTCGATCTAGCCATAGAAAAACAATACGCAATCTGCGTATTGCCAAAGGCCAAAAAAGCATATTTCGGCATAACAAAAGACGGCACTCCAGACTTGAAAGGCTTAACAGCAATAAAATCTAACGCACCAAAGTTCATTCAACAGATTTTCCGCGACTGCGTCAAAGTGCTTAGCTACGTGAGAAACATGGAACAGTATGTTTTAGCTAAAAAGGAAATTGTTGCTGTTGTTCATGAGGGTATAAAGAAACTGCGGGAACATGAGGTGAACCTTGAAGACCTTGTTTATTCGGTGCAACTTTATTATGATCCAAATGAAAGAGTAGGCAAAACAAAGATTATGCCTCAGCCTTATCAGTGCGCTTTGCAGCAGATTGACGCTGGCGAAAAGCTGGGTCGCCGAGACATTGTTCATTTCATAAAGGTTAAGCCCTTCAACTACAAAGGCAGAACCTTCACGGTGAAACCAGTTAGTCATGTGAAGAGTTTGGCTGAGATTAATGTGGAGGATTACGTTCGTAACTTAACAACCGCTCTTGAACAAACCTTCGAATCAATGGATGTAAAATTGGAAAAAGACATGAAGCTAACTGACTGGTTTGGGGCTTAAAGGCTGGCTTTGCCTTCAAAATTCCATTCGCGAGTCGCAAATTTTTGTTCTTTCAGCCTTTGCGCAAGATTTAACTCATAACTCGTTAAGCTTTCTTCTACAAATTGGATGCCAAGAGCTTTCTCAAATCCTACAGTCAAGGCTTCATAAGCTCGATCAATTGATACACAGGTGTCTAACTCATCTGCGATCGACGTAATCTTTCTCGCAGCGATGCTTATCAGGTCTACAGAAGGGGTTTTCCAAGGAACTTTGAGGAATGTGAACATTTTCTCCAAGTCAACATTCATCAAAAGTGTGCCGTGTTGAAGAATTACGCCTCTCTTGTGAGCCTGAGCGCTTCCTGAAAACTTTCGCTCTTTAACGGTCACGTTAGGGCACTGTCTAATTTTGCCCTTGTTGTATTCGGCGTCTACACCGAGAATGTGAGCAGCTTCAATCAGCCCGTTGCAAATGTACCTGTAAGCCTCTGCAACGTCATCTGTTCCTAAATCCTCCTGTTTCACGACAACATTATAAGTGATTTCGTCTTCCGAGTCATGATAAACCGCGCCTCCGCCAGATATACGCCTAACCACATCTAAGCCGTGGATTCGGCAGTTTCCCAAGTTAACCTCGTTGAAAATGTTTTGGAAACGCCCGATAGACACAGCTGAGGGATGCCAACGGAAAAACCGTAAAGTGTTGGGTACTTTTTCTTCAATTCTCGCTCGCAATATAGCCTCGTCAACTGCCATGTTAGCGAAAGCGTTACGTGTTTCAGGTTTTAGCAGGCGCCAGAGATACATCTTTGCTCAGCCTTTTTGAATATTCGAATGAATACTCATTAATAACATAGTTTTATTAGCTTTGCAGTAAATCTTCTAAGGAAGCCTTGCAAAGAATTTTGCAGTTGAGAGTGTGAACAAATGGCTTTGCGAAATCGTTTGATTGTTCGTAAAAAGAGTGGTGAAAAGCGTAAAGGAAGAGGTTTCAGCAGAGAGGAACTGAAAAAGGCGGGCATCAGTCTTAAGCAAGCTTTACACGTCGGGTTGCCCGTTGACGTGAGAAGACGAACGGTTCACGGTGAAAATGTTAAACTGATTAAGCGGCAGTTAAAAAAAAGTAATCCCAAGGCAAAGAAAAAAACCTCTTGAAGACAACAATACTGAGGTAGCAAGAGTTGAAGCTTCCCATAGTATACATAGATATCCGCTTCTCAGTTCACGCAACCGAAGACTCGGAAAAGGTAAAAAAAGCAGTGTACAACCTGTTTCCAGTGAATCGCATCGAAGAAGTAATATTCAAAAAAGACGCTTTGAAGGGTCATTATGGCAATCCTATAATTCTCTTTGAAACAAGGGTAAAAGACGAAGAGATAATAAAGGCTTTTGTCGAAAAGCTTGCCACCTGTCTCAGCATGTTGGATAAAGAAACAATGCTTAGAGAGTCAGACATGTTTGTGGAGAAAAGTAACTTATATCTCCGTCTTGACAAACAAGCAGCATTTGAGGACGAATTTACACTTCACAAAGCCGACCCTATTCATATTCGTATCCACTTCAGAAAGAAGGACATTGTTGAAATCTGCCGAGAGTTAGGGATAATGCCATGAAACAATTTGCCGACCTCCACTTACAACCAAATCTGGACAGGAGAGAACAGATAGAGAAAATAGTATCAAAAGCATCAGATCTAGGCTACAGCTTAGTAGGAGTTTCTCTGCCTCCAAAAGTTAAACCGGACACAATCCGTTTCTTACGGAAAATTTGCAGAAACTACCGTGTTGATTTTGCCATGAGAATTGACTTAACGCCGAAATCATCAGGTGAACTATTGAAAAGTCTGAGACAATTTCGGCGAAAATTCGAACTGGTATCTGTGAACTGTTTTTCAAAATCGGTTGCTAGGCAGGCAGCTAAGGATCATCGAGTTGATTTTGTTGTTTTTCCTTCTCGTAATCCGCGTGAACGGTTTTTTGATTATGCTGAGGCAAGACTGGCTTCTCAGGGTGCTGCTGCTTTTGAGATTGACATGGCGTTAATTCTTAGGTCTGCTGGTTTTTCTAGGGTGCGTCTTCTTTCTTGTTTGCGAAGAGAGGCGGCAATTGCTGAGAAGCTTGGTGTTCCTGTCGTAATTAGTGGTGGTGCGGTTGATTCTTTTCAGTTGCGTGGACCTCACGATTTTGCGAGTATTGCTGTGTTGTTTGGGATGGACAGCGTAGCTGCTTTGAATGCGGTTTCTATTACGCCTCTGGGTATTGTTGAGCGTAACAGAAAGAAGCTTGACTCGAGTTATGTAGCGAGGAGTATACGTGTGGTACGGAGGGGAAGGAACTGCGGCAGCTAAGAAGGCGCTATTTGGCTTTGAAGGCTGAGAGCGACCAGCCCTTTGATGAAAGAGATTTGATGAACGCAATTTGGAGTATGGTGTATCAGCTTTTCGGCGAATTTGGTGCCAGTCAAACTGCTTTGTCTCTGGTAAAGTGTAACGACGAGAAAAAAGTTGCGATTGTCAGATGTTCGCATAAGGCATTGGACTTGGTTAGAGCGGCTGTTGCTGCTGTTACAGAGATTAACGGAAAACGTGCTGTAATTCGTGTCGTTGCCGTTTCTGGAACGTTGAAGGCGCTTCGGAAGAAGTTGCTTAGACAGATTGTCTGAGGTGGCTACTAGTGAACAAGTCAGGGGATGTCGGGGATGCGTTGCGGAAATGGCTGAAGAATGCAAAGAGGATTGTTGTCGTCGGGATTGGCAATGAACTGCGTAGAGACGACTTTGTAGGTGTGGAATTAGTCAGAGGTTTGAAAGGTAAAGTTTCTAAGCGGGTGATGCTTATTGAAAGTGAAACGGTTCCAGAAAGCTTCATTGAACCCATAACTAAGTTTAATCCCACCCACATTCTAGTCATCGACGCTGGACTGCTTGGGCTAGAGCCGGGCGATGCAAAGTTTGTGGAATCAAGCAAGGTTTTAGGTTCACAAACTACTGCAATTTCAACGCATGCTCTTCCACTTAGAATATTTTGTGAGTATCTGGAAAAAACAGTAGGTGCTAGAATCGCCTTGATAATTGTGCAGCCTAAAGTGACTGATTTTGGTGAAGGCTTGAGCATGGAAGTTGAAGGGGCGGCTGAAAAGTTGAGAAATACTATGATCGAAGTCTTGGGCACCACATGAAATTTTTTGCTTTTTTAGATATCTTAGATAGGTTGTTTAGAATTCAGTTGAAGATTTGTCCATAAACCATAAAAACTGAAACAGAGAATATAATAAATGATGCTTCATGAGTAGGAAACTTGTTTTCTTTATTCTCGTTTCATCCATAATGGTAATGCTACCTATTTCCGCCACTTTCTCTCAATTTGTTGCATGTGGAAAACGCCTCGACGAATCCAACATTGAAGTCAGTAACTCTGCTGCATATCTCCCTGTGCCGTTTCACTATCAGAATAAGAGCTACTACTGTGGTCCAGCAGCTTTGGAAATGGTCTTTGATTATTATGGAGAAGATGTTCCTCAAGCGGAAATTGCTGATGTAGCAAGAACCTATCCTTATGTAACGTTTACGGATGAGTTGTTGAGGGCAGCTCATTTTAGCAATATGAGCATCTCACAAGGTGATGAAATTCCTGATAGTAATATCACGGGATATTCGGCTCGTAAGGTTGGCTATTCTGCCTTTGAACAATGGCCTCTAACCATAGAAGACTTGGAGACATTGATAGACAAGGGAGAACCCACAATTGTCTTAATGTGGTGGTCCTCTGCAAAGCTTTATGGCCACTATCGAGTTGTAATAGGATATAACACTACACACGTAATCAC
This window harbors:
- a CDS encoding Trm112 family protein, whose translation is MKKKLMDILACPIDKYYPLELHVFEEKEEIVEGLIICPKCLRWYPIRDEIPEMLPDELRDEKDELPFLKKWKGKIPKKIVSEGKPFNLEAKAKKKG
- a CDS encoding dUTP diphosphatase, whose amino-acid sequence is MELKQIFEIQKSFDRQVDWNSFEKCETPEEIVAFMEHFTLVMVDELGEISRVRKKFLRDKQPLDVATLKKELVDIFVFVMQGSMALKMNLEDEYAQIMRRNEERFLKR
- a CDS encoding lipoate--protein ligase family protein, with the protein product MYLWRLLKPETRNAFANMAVDEAILRARIEEKVPNTLRFFRWHPSAVSIGRFQNIFNEVNLGNCRIHGLDVVRRISGGGAVYHDSEDEITYNVVVKQEDLGTDDVAEAYRYICNGLIEAAHILGVDAEYNKGKIRQCPNVTVKERKFSGSAQAHKRGVILQHGTLLMNVDLEKMFTFLKVPWKTPSVDLISIAARKITSIADELDTCVSIDRAYEALTVGFEKALGIQFVEESLTSYELNLAQRLKEQKFATREWNFEGKASL
- a CDS encoding ribosomal protein L13e gives rise to the protein MALRNRLIVRKKSGEKRKGRGFSREELKKAGISLKQALHVGLPVDVRRRTVHGENVKLIKRQLKKSNPKAKKKTS
- a CDS encoding Rpp14/Pop5 family protein, producing MKAESDQPFDERDLMNAIWSMVYQLFGEFGASQTALSLVKCNDEKKVAIVRCSHKALDLVRAAVAAVTEINGKRAVIRVVAVSGTLKALRKKLLRQIV
- a CDS encoding hydrogenase 3 maturation endopeptidase HyCI, translating into MNKSGDVGDALRKWLKNAKRIVVVGIGNELRRDDFVGVELVRGLKGKVSKRVMLIESETVPESFIEPITKFNPTHILVIDAGLLGLEPGDAKFVESSKVLGSQTTAISTHALPLRIFCEYLEKTVGARIALIIVQPKVTDFGEGLSMEVEGAAEKLRNTMIEVLGTT